GCTCCGGCCGCTCGGGGTCGACCGGCGCGAGGACCGCCTCCGGCAGCAGCACCACCGCCGTCGTGCCGCCGTACGGCGACCGGCACAGCGTGACCTCGATGCCGTGTCGTGCGGCGAGCCGCCCCACCACGTACAACCCGAGCCGGTCGTGCCGGGTCGGATCGAAGTCGTCCGGCGTGGTGAGGGTGCGCTGGGCCTCCTCGATCTGTTCGGGTTCGAGACCGAGGCCCCGGTCGTCGATCTCCAGGACGAACCCGCCCCCGGCCCGCCCGGTACGCAGGGTGACCTGGGTGTGGGGCGGTGAGAACACCGTGGCGTTCTCGACGAGTTCGGCGATCAGATGGACGACATCGGCGACGGCGTCCGCCGCCACGCCCACCTCCGGCATCGGCGGGACCACGACGCGCGCGTACTCCTCGATCTCGCCCACCGCGGAAGCCACCACGCGGGCGACCGGTACGGGCCTGCGCCATCTGCGGCCGGGCGCCGCGCCGGAGAGGATGATCAGGCTCTCCGCGTGGCGCCGCATCCGGGTGGTGAGGTGATCGATCCGGAACAGATCGTCCAGGACGTCCGGGTCGTCGGTGCGCCGCTCCAGCGTGTCGACCAGTTTGAGCTGGCGGTGGACGAGCGCCTGATTGCGGCGGGCGATGTTGAGGAGCACCGCGAACAGCCCTCGGCGCAGGGTGGCCTGCTTGACGGCGGCCTCGACGGCCGCGAGGCGGGCGGTGTTGAAGGACCGGCCGACCTGGCCGATCTCGTCGACTCCCGCCTCCCCGTCGGCCAGGGGCGGTGCCTCGGTGGCGGCGTCCACGTCCTCGCCCGCGCCGAGCCGCCGCATGACGTCGGGCAGCTGGCGCGTGCTGAGGAGGTCGGCGGCGTCCCGGAGGGTCTCCAGGCGGCGCGAGATGCGCCGGGCGCCGCGCACGGCGAACCACAGGGACAGTCCCACGGCGGCGAGTCCGAGTACACCGACGATCGCCGCCTTGGCCAGCTCCCGGTAGGCGAAGGCCCGCCCTCGTTCGGCGGAGTTGACGGCCGACCGCGTGCACAGCTGCATGTACCGCTTGACGGCCCGGTCGGTGGTGGTGCGCCAGGAGCCGACCGCGACGGCCTCCCCCGCACCCCGTGCGCCCGCCCGCAGCAGGGCGTCCTCACCCCGGGTCAGCTCCCGGTACAGGGAGCCGCGCTGGAACTCCTCGAAGAGGGCGCGCGAGTCGGCGGGGAGGTCGGGCACATACGTCCGCTCGAAGACCCGGCGGTCCTCGATCGTCGCGGTGAGCGTGCCGTACTGGCCGTCGGTGAGCGATCCGGCGGCTCGCGCCCCGGCGACGAGGGCGTCCTCCCGCGAGACGAACTCCCTCACCCGCACCAGCTCGATGACGACCTGGGCCTCGCGTGCGAGC
This portion of the Streptomyces mirabilis genome encodes:
- a CDS encoding sensor histidine kinase → MRWPFGRPTTVRTRIVALAVAPVVALMVLWSFAMVSVTGELRALVRVQGVYDDFGTPVDTAVGQIQIERRLAAAYLGADHGTAAALDLMEQQRRTDRAVTALRTAIRDGDRGRLSAGQRQVLDAVLRSFDGLEGLRERVLSRAISWDRAVTEYGALVEPGFDVQSALTALQAGQLAREAQVVIELVRVREFVSREDALVAGARAAGSLTDGQYGTLTATIEDRRVFERTYVPDLPADSRALFEEFQRGSLYRELTRGEDALLRAGARGAGEAVAVGSWRTTTDRAVKRYMQLCTRSAVNSAERGRAFAYRELAKAAIVGVLGLAAVGLSLWFAVRGARRISRRLETLRDAADLLSTRQLPDVMRRLGAGEDVDAATEAPPLADGEAGVDEIGQVGRSFNTARLAAVEAAVKQATLRRGLFAVLLNIARRNQALVHRQLKLVDTLERRTDDPDVLDDLFRIDHLTTRMRRHAESLIILSGAAPGRRWRRPVPVARVVASAVGEIEEYARVVVPPMPEVGVAADAVADVVHLIAELVENATVFSPPHTQVTLRTGRAGGGFVLEIDDRGLGLEPEQIEEAQRTLTTPDDFDPTRHDRLGLYVVGRLAARHGIEVTLCRSPYGGTTAVVLLPEAVLAPVDPERPEPAADTESRALPSRTSRTSGTSRTSESSRKGTAVLEKKREAPDRHTDRAEEQPEAPQRHADRVEKPREAPLRHADRTPETAPATSPPALPTRVRQTSLAPELRTDGPATDEPSEREVTPEEVRAVFGAFQRGLDRGRKGLPTGSGSERRTDTEEGTDADDAP